The genomic window ACACGCGAAAATCAACGCACCGGTgatgctgaagcagcagagcagaaCAGAACAGTGCacaacgaaaagaaagaaaaaacagaaaagagaagggttAACAACAGCACACCACACCGCAGGCCACGCACTggaaaacaagagagcgagaccGAAACatacaaacaaacaagcCGCAATAGAGGGTATCTTGAGGGAGCAcaaagcgcgcgcgcacccacacaaaaTAATCGTGAGAAACGAGCATTCGTATGTAcgcagaggaggtgacgatacgaaagaaaaaaaataacaAGAAGGCATAGGAAGTGGTAGAAGAGGAATGATTAAAGtctgccacacacacacacacacaccgcggcaggaaagaagaaaaaggtggCAGGTGCAACTTTCGGGGCCACGGGAGAGTAAGGGTGGCTAGAAGCAGAGAAAACTCCGAGAAACggactgtgtgtgtgtgtctattATAGAAAGAGACAACTTCATTAGCctttcttccttcccttcACACTAatgtctctcttcctcataAGTCGGCTTGTTCGCTTCCTATCTTTTGCTTCctctgctctttctcttatTTTTTTCACTGGGCgtatgtgtgcctgtatgtGCTTGGTGAGAAGCGTGCTTTGTCTGTCGACACTTGTTGGATTACGTTGGCCATTCTTTCAACCGCGAAAAGACAAAAGTTCACCTTGACCTGCCGGTACTGACACAACCAAAGCACGTCTCAGCTGCATCACGCACGCGGTGACTGACGTCAATtacaacaaaaaaaaaagacgcacacacgcacgcgtcgACGGTTCGAATGTGAATAAATAGAACGGAGCGTAcacagaagaaaacaaacaaagaaagagcaCCGCTCCAGTCATGAAGAGCACTACGGGGATGGGGAAAAGATGCGTGAAAAGGCAAACGAACTAAAGGGGGAAAGTGGGATCGACTTTTTTGTGAACGAGTGTGCCTAAACTGCGAGAGAGTGTGCGAGAGATGCGTGTGCCTCACACACAAcggtaaaaaaaaaaaccagAGAGACAAGCAGGCAACGATAGAAAaacagcacacacatacgaaTGCCAACACACGAAGCACCAACACCCGAAATTGCTTTCCTGCACAATTGCAGTTGCAAACACGAACAAATGGATTCACCTgggcgtgtgtatgtgtgtgtatgtgtgtgtgtgtgggtgtgtgttcCCTCTGCTATGAATGATGTAGCAAAGCACAAAAATGCAGACGGGTATCTGAAAAGCGGGAGTTTAAAGTGGATGAAGGAGGCCAGTAAAAAGTGGAGGGAAACTAAAAATATACAAATCTGCACATACACTCTGTGGAGAAAAGAgcacgcaccacacacaaGCGAGGGGCAAGGAGAAAGGTGAGTGAGGAGATTGATGCAATAGTCACAATAGAAATATATGAGTGAAAGTTTATGTGGACACGATGGCATATACATGcatacacagacacagaaGTATCTCATCGAATAATGAAAGGCGCCATatgagcaaaaaaaaaaagacacttagggaagaggagaagagcatcCACACACTCGCGCACACGTGAACGAGCACGAGGCCGCGTGCGCGTCTCCTTTGCTTGTCGTGAGGTATAGAAGCACGCATGAGGGTACAGGCGCATTGTTCAGCACAGAGCAATGACGAACTGTGGGATGAAAACGcagtaaaaaaaaagagcgcagaGCACGAAAAGTACAaggggtgaagaagagagcccTCGGCTAGGGCAACGTCAACGGCGACCACCACAGCAAAGATCAAACCGCAATCACATAAACAAAAAAGGAAGCACTGAGACAACGACGGTAAAAGCAAAGGGCACAGATAGCGGGGGGGACGGAATGAAGAAGTGGAGAAATAGCAGATAGGGATGCAAAAGAAAGCAGTGGTTGATCATTCAGTAACACAGACCATCAGAAGCAGCCTTGAAGATCGCCCTCGCCGTAAGCGGGCCAGGTACACGCGTAGATATACGCTCACAAATCCGGCAAGAATATAACGTACTCGCAGTGAAAAAAGCCCCCTTCatgcgccctctccctccctccctccccccccccaacagTTGGAATAGAAGGTAAAGGTAGTTCCAAAgcggaagggaggaggagacaacATCAAAACCTGCAGCGaacttctcttttcctttgtctTCTCCTGCGCACTTCGTTATACGGGCTCACCTTTTTCCGCTATTTGGTTTTCTTTCACACGTTACAGAAAGAGCTCAACTGAGAGGTGCGGTGAAACGCTACGGATGTCAGGTCtagaagagaaagggcagCACGTGTTCGCTACTCCTTGTGTTTCTCTGAGGAGGTGGCgatgaagggggaaagagggaggagttCTGCATGGGAACGTACAAGCTAGACGAATCAGGTCGCAGCCCggagacagacacacacaggcagaaaGCGCACAATTACCCAAAATATTAAAGGACAGAAAAGGTGGTAGtaggggtgaggggggggtaaaCAAAGAAGGgcaagaagggggaagaTGCAGTGGGCACTGAAAActgagaagaagaaaagacacacacacatacaaaggAAACACATATGTCATTCAGAGAGATCCGCAGAAGAAAGCACAGAGTGCTAGAGACTAGATATACGCGCACGCTAAAATgaataaaagagagagagagaacgaccACAAGTGTAAAAAGGGAAAATACATGAGAGCCtacagagaaggagagggtcAACGTGAAAGGAAGTAGATACGCcaaaggcgaaaaaaaaaaacaaagacaaAGGTAAAAATAAAGAGAAGCATCTTGTGTCCCATCCTCATCTGTGGGCCCCAcgaaggaaaggaaggaagtcaagagagagagcgagcgagcgagactCACGAGCACCAATACCACGCACGAACGCACATGCAAAAGTAGCTACTTTCACCTGCATCTGTGCGTATGCCTCATTCCTCCGCACCATGGCACAAAATGGCGCCACAAGAGAGCCCACTAGCATTAGAACAGAAGAGGCGAACCACAGTATACCCTGCcagcagaaaaaaaggaaagagtgaaagagagagtgtgtgtgagagagagaggcagcagctgagcaagcgcacacacgcacagagagagagggaagtcAGGGCCCTCTACGATGGGAAGGgtgagaaaaaagagggctGGGAGAAGATAAACAACAAACacaggaaggaaaagggagtgTGAGTCACAATTGGCCATCTTCTACACTGGACGTGTGTGAGTGTTTATTTCGCCTCCTTTGTTCGCCTTCCTCGCGTGTCTGAGAGTCGGTGTCTGCGCTGTTTTCTAcctgtgtgcttgtttgCTTTTTCCTGCCACTGACATCGCATTgatggctgctgcttctggtGAAACATCTTACCAagtacgtgtgcgtggggggtgggtgggtggctgGGTGTTGTGCGGTgaacaagaaaagaaagtgaGAAGAACGCAAAAGATGACGCACcttgtcttttccttcgttATCTCTGCGTGCACATTCAGCGGCCTGTGTCGCTTTGCTTGCCTTTCATCAGCTCAGATGCAGAGCATTTCACACATCCACCTACACATGTGTGTTTCTCATGACggtgggtggagagggcgCGCCACAAAACAGGCGAACCGTTGACCAGAGAGGTCAGTGCCAAGAAAAATCTGCACGCCTACGCGCACAGGCAAGTACACTTCCACCACGTAGATGCCCTCATGGGGTGTACAAGTTTGGGagtaaaagaaaaaaacagaggCACAACAGAAGAACACCAACAACTGAGAGagtccccctcctcctccccccacacacacacaaaaaaaaaagagaaactaaagagagaaaggtaGAGGAGAGTAACATGAGAAATTGGGCGGCTTTTCTGTAATATAGAgacatacatatacatacatagATATATATGCCTATAAATGTATATATAAatataaataaataaatatatatataggcTGATGTGTAGATGATTGCTTCGAAGAAGGCAAGAAAAAGGTGGGCATTGAGGACAATGTGGGCGGCACAACAAACACATACGCaagtgctggtggtggtagaAGCCGCATTTCTGCAGAGCGGAGGTGAGGCGAAACTTCCGCAACGAAGAACAGATAACTGGATTTCTACTGCTCATCCTGTTGGGCATTTGTCACTGCATCCACTTGCCCTATCTGTGTGTACACTGAAGAATGCATACATACGACTACTTGAAGTcaagaaaagcgaagagaggcagggaagggaggaggagaagagagagaaaagatgGTAAGAGGAGAGGCATCACTGAGATTGCTCCGTACGCTGTAGTTGTAGTTGAACAAGACACACGCCCATACACGGGTGCACCGACAACAGAGATATCAACCGACAGATGCAGAGCACAACatacagaaaaaaaaacaagagagacgaATAAGCAGAATAGGCCATAACGCATGTAGACATGTACGATGAACacaagagaagggaggagaagggaggaggaggaaaaaaaagaaaaaacagcgGCACGTCTTCCTTTGtagggtgcgtgtgtgtatgagagaaggaggagatgcgaGTGTCGcataacaacaacaacaacaacaaaaagtCACACGTACTGGATGCCTACGTGCACGCCTGAATCGCTCTGTGTGTAACCAAAAGACGCGGAGAGTAAaacaaaataaaaaagagaacaaccAGAGACGACAAAATCAAACCTTTTGGGGGAATAAGGAAAGCAAACTGCACGCTCACCGTTTATCCGACGAAAGAAGCGAATGGGTCATCTGAAGGTGAACGCAGACTCGAGAAGATTAAAACAGACGAAATGGGAAAAGtaagaagcacacacacacacacatcactcagaaacagaggagaggaagagggcaatACATGCCAGCCAGCGtcgcttctttttcccctATTCGGCTGTCTTGCTTTTGCGTGTGGGCTCCCTCTGTACACATTGTGATCATTTTCACCGCACTTTCTCCACAATGGTGCggtcgaaaaaaaaaaaaacgacacCTCCGGCATCTGGATGGCGTAACCGGGGTaaggggcgaggagggagaacaaCAGGTTTGAAAAGCAGCCGGGAAAGTCTCCCACCTCATCGTGCCTGTTGtgtttgctctctcctcctcctcctttccactCGACCTGCATGTGCCTAAACCAACGGCGAGAGGCGAGAGTTCAACGCCTACAACAAGAACGTCAGACAGTAAAAACAAAATATTTTCGTTTCAGCGTGTTCATTCCCTGCCATACAGCATGAACTAAACTACACTATACCTTTGCCCAGCCACAGGGCCATCGCATGGTGCGAGGCAGAGCTAGACACGCGCGTTGCAGCAATACACCGACACAATTTTCTGCTCACGGCACTTGACTCGAGCTCTGTTCACTCACGCCAGCTGCGCAGGGTGCCTCACAGTCGCTCTCATCATATAGGTTGCCACGCGGTACATCTCTCGATGGGCGGCTCAGGATTCCcaccagtaggcagcgagggcccgGTGAGACATACTCGAGTGATGTGGACACTCTTCCCATCAATAGGGTAGTACAAGCGCGTTCAAAGCCGCAGGTTGCTCCAACGCGGCGCATTGCAGAACTGGACCGcaggcatcagcagcgatacatcgctctggcTTCCTCAAAGAGTGGCGACGCTGAACCCTGATAGAACGCTGGGGTGATCCCAGTCATCTGAGCCAGCATGAAAAAAGAGACCAGAAAACGAACGAAAGCCAAAGAAAATGCGCCGCGTACACCAACAAAGCCTCACACAAAGCAGAGATGCACAGGCATCGGAGCCAGAAGGCAGCAATGCAACGTTCGAGAATGAGAGGGgcaaaaaagaagagggcgAAAGAGCGCACGGAGGCATCCAGAAAGAGATGTGGGCAGAAgccgtgcacacacacgcatatttatacacatacacacaaacgaaAGACACATCTGCAGGCGCACGCGTCCATGTAAGCACAAAAAAAGGCGTGTGGATGGGCCTGTACGCTGATATATGCAGAGCCTGGAAGAGCAACATAATCCCGACATCGAGATAGAGAGTCGCGATCGACGGGAGCACAGACAACAAAGttttaaaaaaaaaagcattACACGCTATAGATGCGCCTGCATACGCACGAAATaaggaaggaaaggcgcAGATGCATAAGTGTACTGGGCAGTGGGAGGAAAAGATGAGAGCGGATGCACACGGGGGGAGctgaaaggggaagaggggctTGCATGAGCGCTACAGTGCCGTTAGTAGTTGCTgttgcctttttcttcgctcaTCATTATTCATAAACTGCGCCgctttgccttcttttcgCATCTGGTGGCGCGGGTCCACTCTTATTTGACTGATTGatgcctccacctcttctcaCCTACTCAGACACCCTCATTCAACGACCCCGCGGTTtgtctccttctctgcggggtagctcacacacacacagagagagagaaaagtgtGCGTCCGGGATGATGGGCAAAATCGCAAGACAGCACTGGgcaaaggaagaaaagaggcaacaaaaagagaagcacttGACGTGTGCTGTGCAAATGATGTCGAAGTGGCGCATTGTGGTGTGCGCATCACGTAAAAGGGACtccagaaaaagagagagacgcacacacacacacatgcacatctACGTGTATGTAGGGGTATGTAGTTTTTCTCTTGTTCAggtgttttccttcttcgactacaccccccccctcccacacacacatacacacacggaAAGCACAAATCAAAACAACGAATCGCACTTTTCGAGACGAGCAAGACGTCACAAATGACAAGTACGCCATACAGAAGATCGGTCCGTCCTCTAActtgagagaggggggaaggaaatgCACAGCGGCCCGTGGAACCTGCCAGAGTCGTGTTAAGCTCTCCCAACAGTCACCATAAAACATTGatctccctttcccttttctgctgCCAAATAGGTGGTAGAAATTATGGTGGGTGACagacgagggagggagaatgGGGGAGCTTAGGCAGCCGCAGGTGCCCGTgtcatcgccaccacccacaTCACCCGCAGAGAAAACGTGGCATTCGAgttgacacacacacacacacacagcaaccaaaaagtgagagaaaaggcagcGAATTATACGAAGGTCAACGCCAAGATGCGACTCGGCAGCATACCAAAAGTTCAGtcgaaaaataaaaaaaggaTGCAAACACGCCAAGAacgggaggaagaggaagagggaaaataGAGGATCCGACTGCttacaccgacacacacgcacacacacacatgcgtggATGGCCGTCATCGGGTGCCAAAGGCGCAACGTCCTCCTGTTTTGAATGCTGTACATTCCcgctgcgttgctgctcctccaggaGTGTGCCCTCTGTCGATTGGTGCTGCGAACTCCGCAGCACACCTTTGAATCCTTCAGATCCCTTGCAAGACGATGTCCTCACAGTATTGGTACTCATCCCTGCTCACCAAGATGGTGTAGCTCAGCTCCTGGAAGAGTCGCTTCTCGCACTGCCCAAGGTGGTCAGGCGTAATACGAGGAAGGAGACGGCTCGGCACCGACTTGACAGAGACAGTAGCTGGGGAAGAAGCAAGGGTGGCCACAGCGCGCTGCTCGTCACGGAACTTGTTCAACACATTCGCCAGCGAGGACGTCTTGTAGACAACATCGCCGTGAAACTTGCCGGAGATCAAGAGAAGTGCCacgatgcggcggcgcgtgttGTGGCGGTTAAACACATCGCCGAGACTGTTAGTGCTGGCGCTAAGAACGCGCTCTTTGGAGGGCAACAGACAATCGCCCATCGGGATTTCGCCGTAGTTATCGGCGTGGCTAGTATCGCTGGAGGTACTGCTGCACACGTGCGGAAGCGTGAGGTGCGAGGTCTGCACGCTGGAActgaagctgcagcgcacgtgTGGCTCCATCCCGCTGATGTCCTCGCAGTCTGTTTCGGCGTGTGTGGCACACCAGCTCGGATAGCGAAAGGTTAGGCGGTTCACCAAACACAGGGAGTAGATCAGCACTTCCGTCGAGAACCACGCTTCGTTAACGTAGAGCAAGTCGATAATGTCATCCGCCTCGTAGCCAGTCAGCACATTAAGAAGAACCTTGGCATTGACAGCAATGCGGGCGCGGAGCGCAGCGTCCTCTGCGGAGAGCTTGTAGAGCAACGAAATGTTGGTACCGCACTGATGCAACGAGGACACCCGAGAGAGGGgttgcactgctgcaccagccGTCACACTAGGGGTGTTGCAGCGCGTACTTGCACACTCGGGAACAGCAATCAGCCTCGCTGACAGCGAAGTTTCGTTCGAAGACGACGTGGCATCGCCGATCTCAGATGTGGAGGTCATGTGCGGCCTTGACTCCAGCTCATGGGGGAGTGTGATATGAGTCGTGCAGGATGCGTTTTCGCTCTCATCGATCGTCAGTGAGTAGCGCGACACGCTCGCGAGGAAGCGAAGCGCTTCACTATCTGCCGATTCAAAGGAAGATGCgatctgcatgtgtgtatgcgtctTACACCACAGACGCGGAACGGGGGAGACGAAGCGAGTGCGcccggcaacggcagcggagaCCGCGACTCACGAGAGGGCCCACACAACAGAGCAAAGGCAACGAAACCGCCACCGCACTACGcacggaagagaaaagcgaacTCTTCTCTGGGCTGCGCCGTAGCCACCAGGAGTCACAAAAAGGGCCGGACAGACGGCGAAGAAGCCAACGCGTGACTtagcaggggagagggagcactacgcgcgcgtgtatgtgtgcgtgagcTTTCCGACTTGCTAATGCGCGGTAAAAGAGACAAGAGCACgaagacacacccacacgcgaggacggcgaggaaaggggggaacaAAAAGAACAAAGACGAAAACAAATGCAAAGAAAAGCACGAGAAAAACAGTTAAGCCGTAGAGAAAGTGGGGGCAGCGGAGAAAAAGAcggaggaaggcgaggaggaagaggaggcgaaaaCCACCCACACCAGCAAGAGGAAGGGGCACGAGAGCCGCAACGCAGAGATCGAGATACCGAAAGGAGAGCGGaacagaggggagagggaaaagaaaaatgctTAAAAAGAAGAGACACAAAACGaaatgaaagaaaaagagaacacgTCGTGCGCGCCTACTCAGCCACCCTGTCTTGTTGTTCGCTCTTCCGTTGGTGCGTGACCGCgcaagtgctgctgctcttcgccGCTGTAGGTCGATTAGTTTTCTTTCTTCGTTCTGAATGCCGCCTGCGGGTACACTTTTCCGTTTCGTGGGTGAGGAAGGAATCGACGCCGTGACTCACAAGGGCTCTAAAAAATGACCtgaaagcgaaaagaaggaaaaagacgGGAGGTGGTGACGGGGAAAATGGCGCAGTTGTGCGTATGTGGATGAAAAGAATGAGACAGACAAGCGGAGATAGGGGGAGAGGCTACATGAAGGTCGAAACAACGGGAAGGAGGACAAACAAAGCAACACTCGATCAAGCAAGCAAACAATAAACAACACACGTGCACAATCAGAATAGACGGAAACACAGCAGGGCAACTCGGCCTTGACAGGACCAAACACAGCCAAGgcgaacagagagagatgcaaaggacaaagaagaggaaaaagacgtacaaaacaaaaaggcaCACAgcgaggggagaaaaaaaaaaaacaaaaaagaaaagggcaaaaaaagggagaggaaaagagagctTTTCTGACTTTTGTTTGTGCTGTGCTTTGTTTCTACTGTGAGATAGCGAGATGTGGAAGGGGGGGTTGGGTGGGTGAGGTTGTAGAAGTAGTGGGTGACGCAGagcagggaaaaaaaactgaACAAGCAAAAGCCTCTGAAGCGCACAAACAAGAGACAGAGGGGGCAATAAGGAgcggtatgtgtgtgtgtgttcaaTGTTGGCCTCGAAAGGTATGCTAGTAGatggaagaaaggaggaagagaagggggagaggcggccCGACAAAAGGCTCTAAAAAGTACCGTAGTTTGCCACCAGTGCTGCagctttttctttcgctgAATAGAGAAGGGCAATCAAAAAAAGGAGCCACTCACGTCTGACTAGAGATTTCCGTACGCGTTAGTTTCCTTCGCTTCTGTCTTTGGGTAACACGATTCACCGCTGCTTAAGTAATACCCCCTCTGTTATCCCTTTCGCGCTGTTTGTGCGTACCGCTTTACTCCTGACGCTAAGCGGTGCCTTGGGGGGGTGcctgtgggtgggtgagtgggtgtgtgtagaATTACTGACATGAAATGATGAATGATGGGTCGCGGTCGGGACTCTGATGATAATGACGTGATAATGCAGCTCGACAACAAtgacaaacaaaaaaagagcgaacgGGGGCTAAATGCTCTGCTTGAGGCGGGAGaccgaagagagagagagaggaggaggagggggagggggaacagACGTTTCGCCTCTTTTGGGTTATTCTTTgttagttttttttttcctttctccccGTGAGCCAACGGCAGAGcagagcagagcagctgtgcaacaacaaaaaaaaaggagcagaaTGAGGAGAGATGGTGAACAAATCAGTAaagcctttttcttcttccttcctttgAAAATGCGCTCAATTACACATGTACACGGGCTATGACGCGCCGTGGACTTACTCTCCAGCCTTTTGAAAGGGGAgatgtggagagagagagcgtgatGAGTGAGGTCTGCTGGAATGTGGCACCAACGTGAGGGCTGGccaaacaaagagagagagagagagcgcgaggtGGGGAGTCGAAGAGACCCTGCGTAcagaggcgaggagaggcaataataaaaagaaaaaaaacacgcaaGCCAAGAAAACTAATAATACGAATAATACTAAAGCTGGTAAAAGGGAGTACACGACAGAAGAACAGAATGACAGAAGTAAAATGCGGGGTGCGCAAGCacacgaaggaaaagagagaggagtacacgcagaggtgaagggcacaacaacagcgaaGATACTGAACAAGTGGTGAAGAGTcgaaagagagtgagagagagatggaaagCAGCGTACCTCAGAAGAATGGAAAGAGTGCTCAGCGAGAGAgtaaagaaagaaaaagtgaATGAGCAGGCAAAAAGGAGTCTTACACGCAAAGCAGAGACGCAGCAAGAACTAGAGGCCAGGAAAAGATGAGTCCTGGAACCCGACTGCTCTCAAACACAAAAAAGCGAGACGGTGGGAGTCAGGGGGgaaaaaaacacgcacacactcacaaaATTGTAGAGAGCAAATAAACGGCGATACAGTGCAcgagaacagaaaagagggggtgTATGTGAGAGGAtaagaaggaaaaggggagggcagtatgggaaagagaaaagatgGTCGCCTTTTGCTCCTCTGTCGTGTCTTACTCGATAGCGTATCGCTTCTTCGTTTGGGACTAGGCACAcgtccaccgctgctctAACATTCGTGTCTATAACTCCGTGTTTCTTTCCTTATTGGTGcacctttcttcttttttggCCGTCCTCGTTGCTTGCGTCTGCTGAGATGAGCAGCTAtctcgccctcctctgctgaAGATCCTTCGGCAGCTAATATGCGCTTGTCTCCTTTTGCTTCTGTTTGCCTTCGCGACTTTTGCTGCTTTTCCCTTGtcgctcctctccttccctctttttctggaTGTGAACAActtgaagagaagagaaaaacagaacACCTCGATCACAACAGGcaaacgagagaaagaggagcaaaACGTTGATACGACCGCTCCGAAGCGATCaagcggagaaggagtggggagggagcCGCAAAGGATAGGGAAAATGCTGTAGCGGCagtggatgtgtgtgtgtgtgtgtgggtgtgggtgtgggtgtgggtgtatgcgcGCTTGTGTCAGCGGGTCTTTCTCACTCTCCCCCTTTGgacgctctcttcttctgcttcacTTGCCTTCTTGGATTCTCCGGTCGAG from Leishmania panamensis strain MHOM/PA/94/PSC-1 chromosome 32 sequence includes these protein-coding regions:
- a CDS encoding hypothetical protein (TriTrypDB/GeneDB-style sysID: LpmP.32.2380), with protein sequence MTSTSEIGDATSSSNETSLSARLIAVPECASTRCNTPSVTAGAAVQPLSRVSSLHQCGTNISLLYKLSAEDAALRARIAVNAKVLLNVLTGYEADDIIDLLYVNEAWFSTEVLIYSLCLVNRLTFRYPSWCATHAETDCEDISGMEPHVRCSFSSSVQTSHLTLPHVCSSTSSDTSHADNYGEIPMGDCLLPSKERVLSASTNSLGDVFNRHNTRRRIVALLLISGKFHGDVVYKTSSLANVLNKFRDEQRAVATLASSPATVSVKSVPSRLLPRITPDHLGQCEKRLFQELSYTILVSRDEYQYCEDIVLQGI